A section of the Acidimicrobiia bacterium genome encodes:
- a CDS encoding nuclear transport factor 2 family protein: MSEHRNIERVKREYQAFAEDNFEGLSELFSEDAIWHVNGDTPLAGDHIGRQNIVEFLRKLAHDTHDSFMIEVHDILANDLHTVVLAHMTVDRDGELYTADEVHVFCMNDEGLITEAWGFTSEPDGRGQFWF, encoded by the coding sequence ATGAGCGAGCATCGGAATATCGAGCGGGTCAAACGCGAGTATCAGGCGTTCGCAGAGGACAACTTCGAGGGCCTGTCCGAACTCTTCTCCGAGGACGCCATCTGGCACGTCAACGGCGATACACCGCTGGCCGGTGACCACATCGGTCGCCAGAACATCGTCGAGTTCCTGCGAAAGCTTGCCCACGATACGCACGACTCGTTCATGATCGAGGTGCACGACATACTCGCCAACGACCTCCACACCGTTGTGCTGGCCCACATGACCGTCGATCGCGACGGCGAGCTCTACACAGCCGACGAGGTGCACGTCTTCTGCATGAACGACGAGGGGCTCATCACCGAAGCGTGGGGGTTCACTTCCGAGCCCGACGGCCGCGGCCAGTTCTGGTTCTAG